The Streptomyces camelliae genome window below encodes:
- a CDS encoding (2Fe-2S)-binding protein, with translation MRVNFTVNGRPQEADDVWEGESLLYVLRERLGLPGSKNACEQGECGSCTVRLDGVPVCSCLVAAGQVEGRDVVTVEGLADFAQQRACGDSCGSKGTSLDEAKQWAAKGTDSQTGEGTELSPIQQAFIDAGAVQCGFCTPGLLVASDELLERNPNPSDADIREALSGNLCRCTGYEKIMDAVRLAAARQGEAV, from the coding sequence ATGCGCGTCAACTTCACCGTCAACGGACGTCCGCAGGAGGCCGACGACGTCTGGGAGGGCGAGTCCCTGCTGTACGTCCTGCGCGAGCGCCTCGGCCTGCCGGGCTCCAAGAACGCCTGTGAGCAGGGCGAGTGCGGCTCCTGCACCGTCCGCCTGGACGGCGTGCCGGTCTGTTCCTGCCTGGTCGCGGCCGGCCAGGTCGAGGGCCGCGACGTCGTGACCGTCGAGGGCCTCGCGGACTTCGCCCAGCAGCGCGCGTGCGGCGATTCCTGTGGCTCCAAGGGCACCTCGCTGGACGAGGCCAAGCAGTGGGCGGCCAAGGGCACCGACTCGCAGACCGGCGAGGGCACCGAACTGAGCCCCATCCAGCAGGCGTTCATCGACGCCGGTGCCGTCCAGTGCGGCTTCTGCACCCCGGGTCTGCTCGTCGCTTCCGACGAACTCCTGGAGCGCAACCCGAACCCGTCCGACGCGGACATCCGCGAGGCGCTGTCGGGCAACCTGTGCCGCTGCACGGGCTACGAGAAGATCATGGACGCGGTCCGCCTCGCGGCCGCCCGGCAGGGAGAGGCGGTCTGA
- a CDS encoding FAD binding domain-containing protein — translation MDFLRPASWEEALAAKAEHPTAVPIAGGTDVMVEINFDHRRPEYLLDLNRIGDLYEWEVGEESVRLGASVPYTKIMQNLRAELPGLALASHTVASPQIRNRGGVGGNLGTASPAGDAHPALLAAGAEVEVASAARGTRLIPIDAFYTGVKRNALQPDELIRAVHVKKADGPQQYSKVGTRNAMVIAVCAFGLALHPETRTVRTGIGSAAPTPVRAKAAEEFLNAALDEGGFWDNGKIITPSVAKQFADLCSAACNPIDDVRGTASYRRHAVGVMARRMLTWTWESYRGARRASEGAA, via the coding sequence ATGGACTTCCTTCGCCCCGCCAGCTGGGAGGAGGCGCTCGCCGCGAAGGCCGAGCACCCCACCGCTGTGCCGATTGCGGGTGGCACCGATGTGATGGTCGAGATCAACTTCGACCACCGCCGGCCCGAGTACCTGCTCGACCTCAACCGCATCGGCGACCTCTACGAGTGGGAGGTCGGCGAGGAGAGCGTACGGCTGGGTGCCTCCGTCCCGTACACGAAGATCATGCAGAATCTCCGTGCCGAGCTGCCCGGCCTCGCGCTCGCCTCGCACACGGTCGCCTCCCCGCAGATCCGCAACCGCGGCGGCGTCGGCGGCAACCTCGGCACGGCCTCGCCCGCCGGTGACGCCCACCCCGCCCTCCTCGCGGCCGGCGCCGAGGTCGAGGTGGCCTCGGCGGCCCGCGGCACCCGGCTCATCCCGATCGACGCGTTCTACACGGGCGTCAAGCGCAACGCGCTCCAGCCCGACGAGCTGATCCGCGCCGTGCACGTGAAGAAGGCCGACGGCCCGCAGCAGTACTCCAAGGTCGGCACCCGCAACGCCATGGTCATCGCCGTGTGCGCCTTCGGTCTCGCGCTGCACCCCGAGACCCGCACCGTGCGCACCGGCATCGGCTCGGCCGCGCCCACGCCGGTGCGGGCCAAGGCCGCCGAGGAGTTCCTGAACGCGGCGCTCGACGAGGGCGGCTTCTGGGACAACGGAAAGATCATCACCCCGTCGGTCGCCAAGCAGTTCGCGGACCTGTGCTCCGCCGCCTGCAACCCGATCGACGACGTCCGGGGCACCGCGAGCTACCGCCGCCACGCGGTCGGCGTGATGGCTCGCCGGATGCTGACCTGGACCTGGGAGTCGTACCGCGGCGCCCGCCGCGCATCTGAGGGAGCTGCGTAA
- a CDS encoding PucR family transcriptional regulator: protein MRLRALLDTDALGLRLLGGEDELDRQVRGVMTTDLRDPSRYLSGGELVLTGLAWRRDAADSEPFVRILVQAGVAGLAAGEAELGDVPDDLVLACARHRLPLFAVHESVAFATITEYVVRQVSGERAGDLAAVVDRHRRMMTSGPAGGGPDVVLDLLGTDLDLRAWVLSPTGRMIAGSKEAGPELPAETCAKLAAEHLAATRTGRRGPYRVQLAGTTYSLFPIRSSGRSPQAARDVRETVLSDWLLAVEADAGDWPEERMDLLQGVTQLIAVERDRREAARTVRRRLAQEVLELVQTGAAPAEIAARLRVAAPVLLPGLGAAPHWQVVVARVEWDGEGIEGGPVAQSLLEEVLVDPLATGPEPSDRIAVAHTGDEAIALVPLPAVSSEHDGSETGLLADALLRSVREPLSAGLDDDGRLTLGVSAAVHSAEGLRGALEEARHARRVAAARPGRVCAAGHQELASHVLLLPFVPDDVRRAFTARLLDPLTDYDRRHRAELIPTLEAFLDCDGSWTRCATRLHLHVNTLRYRVGRIEQLTGRDLSRLEDKLDFFLALRMS, encoded by the coding sequence ATGCGGCTGCGCGCACTTCTGGACACCGATGCGCTGGGCCTGCGGCTGCTCGGTGGCGAGGACGAGCTGGACCGCCAGGTCCGCGGTGTCATGACCACCGACCTGCGCGACCCGAGCCGCTACCTCTCGGGCGGCGAACTGGTGCTGACGGGCCTGGCCTGGCGCCGGGACGCCGCGGACTCCGAGCCCTTCGTCCGCATCCTGGTGCAGGCCGGCGTGGCCGGGCTCGCGGCCGGCGAGGCCGAGCTGGGCGATGTGCCGGACGACCTGGTGCTGGCCTGTGCCCGGCACCGGCTGCCGCTGTTCGCGGTGCACGAGTCGGTGGCCTTCGCGACGATCACCGAATACGTCGTCCGGCAGGTCTCCGGCGAGCGCGCCGGGGACCTGGCCGCCGTGGTGGACCGGCACCGGCGGATGATGACCTCGGGCCCGGCGGGCGGCGGCCCGGACGTGGTCCTGGACCTGCTCGGCACCGACCTGGACCTGCGCGCCTGGGTGCTTTCCCCCACCGGCCGGATGATCGCCGGCTCCAAGGAGGCGGGCCCCGAGCTGCCCGCGGAGACCTGCGCGAAGCTGGCCGCCGAGCACCTCGCCGCCACCCGCACCGGCCGGCGCGGCCCCTACCGCGTCCAGTTGGCCGGTACGACGTACTCGCTGTTCCCGATCCGCTCCTCCGGCCGCTCCCCGCAGGCCGCCCGCGACGTACGCGAGACGGTCCTGTCGGACTGGCTGCTGGCCGTCGAGGCGGACGCCGGCGACTGGCCCGAGGAGCGCATGGACCTGCTCCAGGGCGTCACCCAGCTGATCGCCGTGGAGCGGGACCGCCGGGAGGCGGCCCGCACGGTGCGGCGCCGGCTCGCCCAGGAGGTGCTGGAGCTGGTCCAGACGGGCGCCGCGCCCGCCGAGATCGCGGCCCGGCTGCGCGTGGCCGCCCCGGTGCTGCTGCCCGGCCTCGGCGCGGCCCCGCACTGGCAGGTCGTCGTCGCCCGGGTGGAGTGGGACGGCGAAGGGATCGAGGGTGGGCCGGTCGCCCAGTCGCTGCTGGAGGAAGTGCTGGTCGACCCGCTGGCGACGGGCCCGGAACCCTCGGACCGGATCGCGGTCGCGCACACCGGCGACGAGGCGATCGCCCTGGTCCCGCTGCCCGCCGTCTCCTCCGAGCACGACGGCTCGGAGACCGGACTGCTGGCCGACGCCCTGCTGCGCTCGGTGCGCGAGCCGCTGTCGGCGGGCCTGGACGACGACGGCCGGCTCACCCTGGGTGTCAGCGCGGCCGTGCACTCCGCGGAGGGGCTGCGCGGCGCGCTGGAGGAGGCCCGGCACGCCCGCCGGGTGGCAGCCGCCCGCCCAGGGCGAGTCTGCGCGGCCGGCCACCAGGAACTGGCGTCGCACGTCCTGCTGCTGCCCTTCGTCCCGGACGACGTCCGCCGCGCGTTCACGGCCCGTCTGCTGGACCCGCTGACGGACTACGACCGCCGCCACCGCGCCGAGCTGATCCCCACCCTGGAGGCGTTCCTCGACTGCGACGGCTCCTGGACCCGCTGCGCCACCCGGCTCCACCTGCACGTCAACACGCTGCGCTACCGGGTGGGCCGGATCGAGCAGTTGACGGGACGGGACCTCTCGCGCCTGGAGGACAAGCTCGACTTCTTCCTCGCCCTGCGCATGAGCTGA
- a CDS encoding GntR family transcriptional regulator, with the protein MKQVTQGSARVPAQTRAVAAPDGTRERETALPGARGEHTHSERLVPQPRVAVQRSSVRGQILDALRTALVTGELRPGEVYSAPVLGDRFGVSATPVREAMQQLALEGAVEVVPNRGFRVVQRGARELAELAEVRALIEVPVMLRLARTVPAERWAELRPLAEETVRAAAAGCPATYAESDRAFHGALLSLSGNEQLVRTATDLHRRSQWPPVRRARGYLVADAAEHMALLEALIAGDVDVVRGLVGEHFAGAS; encoded by the coding sequence GTGAAGCAGGTCACGCAGGGCTCCGCGCGGGTTCCCGCACAGACGCGCGCCGTCGCGGCCCCGGACGGCACGCGGGAGCGGGAGACCGCCCTGCCCGGTGCCCGGGGCGAGCACACGCACAGTGAGCGGCTGGTTCCGCAGCCGCGGGTGGCGGTGCAGCGCTCCTCGGTGCGCGGGCAGATCCTGGACGCGCTGCGGACGGCGCTGGTCACCGGCGAGCTGCGGCCGGGTGAGGTGTACTCGGCACCGGTGCTCGGCGACCGCTTCGGGGTCTCGGCGACGCCCGTGCGGGAGGCCATGCAGCAGCTCGCCCTGGAGGGCGCCGTCGAGGTCGTGCCCAACCGGGGCTTCAGGGTCGTCCAGCGGGGCGCGCGCGAGCTGGCCGAGCTGGCGGAGGTGCGCGCGCTCATCGAGGTGCCGGTGATGCTGCGGCTCGCCCGTACGGTGCCGGCCGAGCGGTGGGCCGAACTGCGTCCGCTGGCGGAGGAGACGGTACGGGCGGCGGCAGCCGGCTGTCCGGCGACGTACGCGGAGTCCGACCGGGCCTTCCACGGGGCGCTCCTCTCCCTGTCCGGCAACGAGCAGCTGGTCCGCACCGCGACCGACCTGCACCGCCGCTCCCAGTGGCCGCCGGTGCGCAGGGCGCGGGGGTACCTGGTCGCCGACGCGGCGGAGCACATGGCGCTGCTGGAGGCGTTGATCGCCGGGGACGTGGATGTGGTGCGGGGGCTGGTGGGGGAGCACTTCGCGGGCGCGAGCTGA
- a CDS encoding DUF2637 domain-containing protein, whose product MRLTDISLNWLLPGAVLLLGMLAAVAVLARGKRSSGENASADDSWERSEERRRRKEAIYGTASYVLLFCCAAVAAALSFHGLVGFGEQNLGLTDGWQYLVPFGLDGAAMFCSVLAVREASHGDAALGSRILVWMFAAAAAWFNWVHAPRGAGHAGAPQFFSGMSLSAAVLFDRALKQTRRAALREQGLVPRPLPQIRIVRWLRAPRETYRAWSLMLLEGVRSLDEAVEEVREDKRQKEETRQRRRDQQRIERAQLKAISRGHRGFVGRGGRQVEVQAVERGPAEVTAEPAISTAEQLPVRARPSLQPVRKPSAEPVTVDLTAEDDTMALPRLDSLERKLKDLEQQFG is encoded by the coding sequence ATGAGACTGACCGACATATCGCTGAACTGGCTGCTTCCGGGCGCCGTACTGCTCCTGGGCATGCTGGCGGCGGTGGCGGTGCTCGCGCGCGGCAAGCGCTCCTCCGGGGAGAACGCGAGCGCGGACGACTCGTGGGAGCGCAGCGAGGAGCGCCGGCGGCGCAAGGAGGCCATCTACGGCACGGCCTCCTACGTGCTCCTGTTCTGCTGTGCGGCCGTCGCGGCCGCCCTGTCCTTCCACGGCCTCGTCGGCTTCGGCGAACAGAACCTGGGGCTGACCGACGGCTGGCAGTACCTGGTGCCGTTCGGCCTGGACGGCGCGGCGATGTTCTGCTCCGTGCTCGCCGTGCGTGAGGCCAGCCACGGTGACGCGGCCCTCGGCTCCCGGATACTCGTGTGGATGTTCGCCGCGGCGGCGGCCTGGTTCAACTGGGTGCACGCGCCCCGGGGTGCCGGGCACGCGGGTGCTCCGCAGTTCTTCTCCGGCATGTCGCTGTCGGCGGCCGTCCTGTTCGACCGGGCGCTGAAGCAGACCCGCCGGGCCGCGCTGCGCGAGCAGGGCCTGGTGCCGCGTCCGCTGCCGCAGATCCGGATCGTGCGCTGGCTGCGGGCTCCCCGCGAGACCTACCGGGCCTGGTCGCTGATGCTCCTGGAGGGCGTGCGCAGCCTGGACGAGGCGGTCGAGGAGGTCCGCGAGGACAAGCGGCAGAAGGAGGAGACCCGCCAGCGCCGGCGCGACCAGCAGCGCATCGAGCGCGCCCAGTTGAAGGCCATCAGCCGGGGCCACCGCGGTTTCGTGGGCCGGGGCGGCCGGCAGGTCGAGGTGCAGGCGGTGGAGCGCGGCCCCGCCGAGGTGACCGCGGAGCCTGCCATATCGACCGCGGAGCAGCTGCCCGTCCGCGCCCGTCCCTCCCTTCAGCCGGTCCGCAAGCCGTCCGCTGAGCCGGTGACCGTCGACCTCACCGCGGAGGACGACACCATGGCGCTGCCGCGCCTGGACTCCCTGGAGCGCAAACTGAAGGACCTGGAGCAGCAGTTCGGCTGA
- a CDS encoding ATP-binding protein, with translation MVVGAVTDTTGEETGTGTDHAHRLRRKLGRADLRAVPEARRELRELLRHWGKPGRSEIAELLTSELVTNALVHTDDDAVLTAVVEPGGLRVEVRDFVTRRPELRAPDTDDDTHGRGLVLVQSLADAWGVRPHGVGKSVWFELGAEAA, from the coding sequence ATGGTCGTCGGGGCTGTCACGGACACGACGGGGGAAGAGACCGGTACCGGCACGGACCACGCGCACCGGCTCCGGCGCAAGCTGGGGCGGGCGGATCTCAGGGCGGTGCCCGAGGCCCGCCGGGAGCTGCGCGAACTGCTGCGGCACTGGGGCAAACCGGGCCGCTCGGAGATCGCCGAACTGCTCACCAGCGAACTGGTCACCAATGCCCTCGTCCACACCGACGACGACGCGGTCCTCACGGCCGTCGTGGAGCCGGGCGGACTGCGCGTGGAGGTACGGGACTTCGTGACCCGTAGACCCGAGCTGAGAGCGCCGGACACGGACGACGACACCCATGGACGGGGCCTGGTGCTGGTGCAGTCCCTCGCGGACGCCTGGGGCGTACGGCCGCACGGGGTGGGCAAGTCGGTGTGGTTCGAGCTGGGCGCCGAGGCGGCGTGA
- a CDS encoding pyruvate dehydrogenase → MAKQNVAEQFVDILVRAGVRRLYGVVGDSLNPVVDAVRRNSAIDWIHVRHEETAAFAAGAEAQITGKLAACAGSCGPGNLHLINGLHDAHRSMAPVLALASHIPSSEIGLGYFQETHPDRLFTECSHYSELISHPKQMPRLLQTAIQHAVGQSGVSVVSLPGDIAAQPAPEKAAQSALVTSRPTVRPGDAEIDALVKMIDEARRVTLFCGSGTAGAHAEVMEFAERIKSPVGHALRGKEFIQYDNPYDVGMSGLLGYGAAYEATHECDLLILLGTDFPYNAFLPDDVTIAQIDVRPEVLGRRSRLDLAVWGDVRETLRCLIPRVTEKTDRRFLDKMLKKHADALEGVVRAYTRKVDKHVPIHPEYVAAVLDEVADDDAVFTVDTGMCNVWAARYISPNGRRRIIGSFSHGSMANALPMAIGAQFTDRGRQVVSMSGDGGFSMLMGDFLTLVQHDLPVKVVLFNNSSLGMVELEMLVAGLPSYGTANANPDFAAVARACGAYGVRVEKPRQLAASLKDAFRHKGPALVDIVTDPNALSIPPKISAEMVTGFALSASRIVLDGGVGRMLQMARSNLRNVPRP, encoded by the coding sequence ATGGCCAAACAGAATGTAGCCGAGCAGTTCGTCGACATCCTCGTCCGCGCCGGCGTACGCCGTCTGTACGGGGTCGTCGGCGACAGCCTCAACCCGGTCGTGGACGCCGTGCGCCGCAACTCCGCCATCGACTGGATCCACGTCCGCCACGAGGAGACCGCCGCGTTCGCGGCCGGTGCCGAGGCCCAGATCACCGGGAAGCTGGCCGCGTGCGCCGGTTCCTGCGGTCCGGGCAACCTCCACCTGATCAACGGCCTGCACGACGCGCACCGCTCGATGGCCCCGGTGCTCGCGCTCGCTTCGCACATCCCCTCCAGCGAGATCGGTCTCGGCTACTTCCAGGAGACCCACCCCGACCGGCTCTTCACAGAGTGCAGCCACTACAGCGAACTGATCTCCCACCCGAAGCAGATGCCCCGGCTGCTGCAGACCGCGATCCAGCACGCGGTCGGGCAGAGCGGTGTCAGCGTCGTCTCGCTGCCCGGCGACATCGCCGCGCAGCCCGCCCCGGAGAAGGCCGCGCAGAGCGCCCTCGTCACCTCCCGGCCCACCGTCCGGCCCGGCGACGCCGAGATTGACGCGCTCGTGAAGATGATCGACGAGGCGAGGCGGGTGACCCTGTTCTGCGGCAGCGGCACGGCCGGCGCGCACGCCGAGGTCATGGAGTTCGCGGAGAGGATCAAGTCTCCGGTCGGGCACGCCCTGCGCGGGAAGGAATTCATCCAGTACGACAACCCGTACGACGTGGGCATGTCCGGTCTGCTCGGCTACGGCGCCGCCTACGAGGCCACCCACGAGTGCGACCTGCTGATCCTGCTCGGCACCGACTTCCCGTACAACGCCTTCCTGCCCGACGACGTGACGATCGCGCAGATCGACGTACGGCCCGAGGTGCTCGGCCGCCGCTCCCGGCTCGACCTCGCCGTGTGGGGCGACGTGCGTGAGACGCTGCGCTGTCTGATCCCGCGGGTGACGGAGAAGACCGACCGGCGCTTCCTGGACAAGATGCTGAAGAAGCACGCCGACGCGCTGGAGGGCGTGGTCAGGGCGTACACGCGCAAGGTCGACAAGCACGTCCCGATCCACCCCGAGTACGTGGCCGCCGTACTCGACGAAGTCGCCGACGACGACGCGGTGTTCACGGTCGACACCGGCATGTGCAATGTCTGGGCGGCCCGTTACATCTCGCCCAACGGGCGCCGCAGGATCATCGGTTCGTTCTCCCACGGGTCGATGGCGAACGCGCTGCCCATGGCCATCGGCGCCCAGTTCACCGACCGGGGCCGGCAGGTGGTGTCGATGTCGGGCGACGGCGGCTTCTCGATGCTGATGGGAGACTTCCTGACGCTCGTGCAGCACGACCTTCCGGTCAAGGTGGTGCTGTTCAACAATTCGTCCCTCGGCATGGTCGAGTTGGAGATGCTGGTCGCCGGACTGCCCTCGTACGGCACCGCCAACGCCAACCCCGACTTCGCCGCCGTGGCACGGGCCTGCGGCGCCTACGGGGTGCGGGTGGAGAAGCCCAGGCAGCTCGCCGCGTCTCTCAAGGACGCCTTCCGGCACAAGGGGCCGGCGCTGGTGGACATCGTCACCGATCCCAACGCGCTGTCGATCCCGCCGAAGATCAGCGCCGAGATGGTCACCGGGTTCGCGCTGTCCGCGTCCAGGATCGTGCTGGACGGCGGAGTCGGCCGGATGCTCCAGATGGCCCGCTCCAACCTGCGCAACGTGCCGCGCCCTTGA
- a CDS encoding protein phosphatase 2C domain-containing protein encodes MSQQGGRPARPEDDWWGQLYDDSTEDTGPTPAPDSLDDRFASAKSTVTGPPDTAPPEAVLPAQRTTEPPPTTPEAEPLEPAPAAPPAAPPPAPAAPPVPAPPPSALDYVGSGPPTYDPEPTALPAAEPDGLAELVADTVLDGARYGACTVRAVSLRGDSARYRGEPRRDALLTARFGAGEQALVLVAVATGVRATAGAHLAAAEACRWIGRAVGRSHLRLVEDIRAARRGELKSGLHRLTDRSLGRLRASAAEQGVDPEEYTASLRCLLLPADPDCRTRVFFGVGDGGLFRLRDGVWQDIEPQVAPEDTTGAAAVGFGAQAAGTPAETPEGDRLTMDLGIPAPPSPYEPAPAPEPPREPFRFRASLARPGDALVMCSAGLADPLRGEPALCAYLARRWSCRTPPGLAAFLADAQVRVKGYADDRTAAAVWEA; translated from the coding sequence ATGAGCCAGCAGGGGGGAAGGCCCGCCCGTCCCGAGGACGACTGGTGGGGACAGCTGTACGACGACTCCACCGAGGACACGGGCCCCACGCCCGCGCCCGATTCCCTGGACGACCGCTTCGCCTCCGCGAAGAGCACCGTCACGGGACCGCCGGACACGGCACCCCCGGAGGCCGTCCTGCCGGCACAGCGCACGACCGAGCCTCCACCCACCACCCCCGAGGCCGAGCCGCTGGAACCGGCCCCGGCGGCCCCACCGGCCGCCCCGCCCCCGGCCCCGGCTGCTCCCCCGGTCCCGGCCCCACCCCCCTCCGCCCTCGACTACGTGGGCTCCGGACCCCCCACCTACGACCCCGAGCCCACCGCGCTGCCCGCGGCCGAGCCCGACGGGCTGGCCGAGCTGGTCGCGGACACCGTGCTGGACGGGGCCCGGTACGGGGCGTGCACGGTGCGGGCGGTGTCGTTGCGGGGGGACTCGGCGCGGTACCGGGGTGAGCCGCGGCGGGACGCCTTGCTGACCGCGCGGTTCGGGGCGGGGGAGCAGGCGCTGGTGCTCGTCGCCGTGGCGACCGGCGTACGGGCCACAGCGGGGGCTCATCTGGCCGCTGCCGAGGCGTGCCGGTGGATCGGGCGCGCCGTGGGCCGGAGCCATCTGCGGCTGGTGGAGGACATCCGGGCCGCCCGGCGCGGCGAATTGAAGTCGGGGCTGCACCGGCTGACCGACCGCAGCCTGGGCCGGCTCCGGGCGAGCGCGGCCGAGCAGGGCGTCGACCCGGAGGAGTACACGGCGAGCCTGCGCTGTCTGCTGCTGCCGGCCGATCCCGACTGCCGTACGCGCGTGTTCTTCGGCGTCGGCGACGGCGGGCTGTTCCGGTTGCGGGACGGCGTCTGGCAGGACATCGAGCCGCAGGTCGCGCCCGAGGACACCACCGGCGCGGCCGCCGTCGGCTTCGGTGCGCAGGCCGCGGGGACGCCCGCCGAGACCCCCGAGGGCGACCGGCTCACCATGGACCTCGGCATCCCGGCCCCGCCGAGCCCGTACGAGCCCGCGCCGGCGCCGGAGCCGCCGCGCGAGCCGTTCCGGTTCCGTGCCTCGCTCGCCCGCCCGGGTGACGCGCTGGTGATGTGCAGCGCCGGCCTGGCCGATCCGCTGCGCGGGGAGCCCGCCCTCTGCGCCTACCTGGCACGGCGCTGGTCCTGCCGTACCCCGCCGGGCCTTGCCGCGTTCCTCGCGGACGCCCAGGTACGGGTGAAGGGTTACGCCGACGACCGTACGGCGGCGGCAGTGTGGGAGGCGTGA
- a CDS encoding helix-turn-helix transcriptional regulator gives MLAAIGLDDTHEAAYRALVSVGAADVSDLARRLTLAEPDTERALRRLERQGLAAQSPARPGRWVAAPPGVALGALLTQQRHELEQAELAAALLAQEYRAAAAQPAVHDLVEVVTGAAAVAQRFLQLQLGAAQEVCALVTADPVVVSGMENEAEEQAAARGVHYRVVVERAVLDLPHALTELTAALGRDERVRVVDRVPTKLVVADRSLAMVPLTSTTAEPAAVVVHASGLLELLSGLFESVWREALPLRLGTSGVTEEQPDGPDGTDLEVLSLLLAGLTDVSVAKQLDLGLRTVQRRVRRLMELAGVTTRLQLGWHAYERGWVTRS, from the coding sequence ATGCTGGCAGCGATAGGGCTGGACGACACGCACGAGGCGGCGTACCGGGCACTGGTGTCCGTCGGCGCGGCCGATGTGAGCGATCTGGCGCGCCGCCTGACGCTGGCCGAGCCGGACACCGAGCGGGCGCTGCGCCGGCTGGAGCGGCAGGGGCTTGCCGCGCAGTCCCCCGCCCGGCCGGGCCGCTGGGTGGCGGCGCCGCCGGGGGTGGCCCTCGGGGCGCTGCTCACCCAGCAGCGGCACGAGCTGGAGCAGGCGGAGCTGGCGGCGGCGCTGCTCGCGCAGGAGTACCGGGCGGCGGCGGCCCAGCCGGCGGTGCACGACCTGGTGGAGGTGGTGACCGGCGCGGCGGCGGTCGCCCAGCGCTTTCTGCAGTTGCAGCTGGGCGCGGCGCAGGAGGTGTGTGCGCTGGTCACCGCCGATCCGGTCGTGGTGTCCGGCATGGAGAACGAGGCGGAGGAGCAGGCGGCCGCGCGCGGGGTGCACTACCGGGTGGTCGTGGAGCGCGCTGTGCTGGACCTGCCGCACGCGCTGACCGAGCTGACGGCCGCGCTGGGCCGGGACGAGCGGGTGCGGGTGGTGGACCGGGTGCCGACGAAGCTCGTGGTGGCCGACCGCTCCCTGGCGATGGTGCCGCTGACCTCGACGACGGCCGAGCCGGCCGCGGTGGTGGTGCATGCCAGCGGCCTGCTGGAGCTGCTGAGCGGGTTGTTCGAGTCGGTGTGGCGGGAGGCGCTGCCGCTGCGGCTGGGCACGTCGGGGGTGACCGAGGAACAGCCGGACGGCCCGGACGGCACCGATCTGGAGGTGCTGTCACTGCTGCTGGCCGGGCTGACCGACGTGAGCGTGGCCAAACAGCTCGACCTGGGCCTGCGGACCGTGCAGCGCCGGGTACGGCGACTGATGGAACTGGCCGGGGTGACGACCCGGCTGCAACTGGGCTGGCACGCGTACGAGCGGGGCTGGGTGACCCGCTCGTAG
- a CDS encoding DUF456 domain-containing protein, with protein sequence MGVSQLLLVGVVVVLGLCGVLVPGVPGSWLVWAAVLWWALSDPQPVAWGVLVGATAVLLLSLAVRWALPPRRLRQSGATPRMAVYAGAGAFLGFVLLPVLGALPGFMAGIYVHERLRLGRRGEAMAALRTAMRSGGSSVLAELFACLLIAGAWLGAVLWG encoded by the coding sequence ATGGGAGTGTCGCAACTCCTGCTGGTCGGCGTGGTCGTCGTGCTCGGCCTGTGCGGAGTGCTGGTGCCCGGGGTGCCGGGGTCGTGGCTGGTGTGGGCCGCCGTGCTCTGGTGGGCACTGTCGGATCCCCAGCCGGTGGCCTGGGGCGTCCTGGTGGGCGCCACGGCGGTGCTGCTGCTGTCGCTCGCGGTGCGCTGGGCGCTGCCGCCGCGCCGGCTGCGGCAGAGCGGCGCCACGCCCCGGATGGCGGTGTACGCGGGCGCCGGGGCCTTCCTCGGCTTCGTACTGCTTCCGGTACTGGGCGCGCTGCCCGGCTTCATGGCCGGGATCTATGTGCACGAGCGGCTGCGGCTGGGCCGCCGCGGGGAGGCGATGGCCGCCCTGCGCACGGCGATGCGCTCGGGCGGCTCCAGCGTGCTGGCCGAACTGTTCGCCTGCCTGCTGATCGCGGGGGCGTGGCTGGGGGCGGTGCTGTGGGGGTGA